In Nocardia sp. NBC_00403, the DNA window GAGCGACTGATCGCGTTCTCCAACCGCGAAATCTATAAGGACAAGCTAGTCACCTTTCCGGGTTCGACAAAAGAGAGCCCGGTATCGCTAGTGCGCGTCGACGGTCGGGCATCACCAGGCCAGGATGGTTCTTCGCCCGAGGAGGTCGCCAAGGTTGTCGAGTTGGTCATCGATCACGCTCGATCGCAACCCACCGAGACTCTTGGTGTTATCGCGCTGAACGTCAAGCATCAAGCCCGAATTGAGCGGGCGCTCAGCCAGGCACGGCAAGAGCATCCTGAGGTGGATGAGTTTTTCGCCGAAGACATCGAGCCCAGTCGGCGGTTCTTCGTCAAGAACCTGGAAAGTGTTCAGGGCGACGAACGCGACGCGATCATCCTCTCCGTCGGTATCGCGCGTGACGCCGCAGGCCGGATCTCCGGCAATTCCTTCGGCCCGCTCAACCGCGAAGGCACCGAGCGTCGGGTCAATGTTGCGGTGACACGAGCGAAGCAGCGGATGACAGTCGTCGCCTCGTTCTCCGCGGCCGACCTGGCACCCACAGCGAAGAACGGAACCGCATTACTGCGGCTCTATCTCGATTTCGCAGAGCGGCACGGCCGGATCGAGGAGGTTGGCGCACCGACTGACGTGGCGTTGAACGGATTCGAACGGGCGATCTACGACGCATTGAAGGCGCGAGGTGTGCCTGTCCACCCGCAGTGGGGTGTTTCGGACTATTGCATCGACTTCGCACTGGCACATCGGGATCAACCCGGGCGAATGATCCTCGCGGTTGAAGCGGACGGCCACCGATACCACAGCTCGGCATCCGCACGGGATCGCGACCGGCTACGCCAGGCGCACCTCGAGAAGTTGGGCTGGCAGTTCCATCGCCTGTGGTCCTCGGCATGGTTCCACGATCCGCAAGTTGAGACCGACAAGATCCTCGCAGCCTGGCGCCAGGCCATGACCGAGGCTGATACCGCGCCTTCACCAACGCCGACACCAGATCCGGCACCTCCGCAGGTCGCGCACCGTGGCCCTCGTCCAAATGTGATGGCCGGCCTGAAGACTCACGAGTACAGCGACCGGCAGCTCGTCGAGATCTGCAGCTGGTTGATGACCGACGGACTGCAATTGGATAAGGAGCAGCGGCTCGTCCAGGCGATGACGGAACTGGGGTTCCGCCGCCGTGGTACCAGGATCACCGAACGGCTGATGAAAGCGATCGAGATCGCCCAGCGCCTTGCCGATCAGGAGGAATGACATGTCTGCGCTCGATCCCCTCACGTTGGACAGGGTTGCCGAGCTGATCGTGGACATCGGAGGGCCATACGAACGCAAGGGCTACCAGTTGGAAGCGCTGCTGCAGCGAGCCAAATGGATCGACCCGCCCATCTACGATGGCTCGCCGCGGGTGCCGTGGCTCCGCGACCAGTTCGAGGCTCGTCAGCAGAACTCCGGCGAACTGGAGCGGCTCCTGTGTCGCGTGTGCGACCCCATCGAGTACGATGAGGGTGCTGTGATCGCAAACGAAATTCGTGCCGCGGTCAACGACCGCCTTGCACCCGAGCACCTGGTCGTCACGCTCGTCGGCGGTCGCCCTGTTCTCGGAGAGATTGGTTCCGACGGGCACAAACCGACGTTCTCCGAACCGCCTGATCTGCGGAGGCGCCTCGAGATGCTGGTCGCGGACACAGAAACAGTCGACGTACTGATGGGACGGGTCGAAGAAACCCGAATCTGTGCCACTGGCGGTGCCTACCGCATGGCGACCATCGGAGTCGGGACATTTATTGAAGGCCTGCTGTTGGCCGTTCTGCTCGAACGTGACGAAGACTTGCGCATCAACGGGTTTCCGGACGTTCGACAGCGAATTTCCCCCGACAAGCGCACCACCAAGCGCAGCAAGGCGGATTGGGTGTCATTGGAACTGCTTATCGACACTGCCTACGCTAAGAACTGGGTCCAGCTCGACGCTGCAGCCTTTGCTCACGCGGTCCGTGACTTCCGAAACTTCATCCATCCGCGTAAAGAGATCAGCGAAAAGCCGCGTTTCGACGCCGACACAGTCATGTTGTGCTGGGGGCCGGTCCAGGCACTGATGAACGACCTCGAGCAGAATCTTCCGACATCGGGAGCGGACTGTTGAGACACTAGGAGGAACCGTCCCAAGTTTGATACCACCGGTTTATCGGTCCCGGTGGCTCGGCGCGTGGGCATAGTAGTCGGCTGCGTACTCGGTTGGCGGTGTACAACACCAGTCGGTGCATGAGCCGACTGGTGTTGTACCAGTAAATCCAGTTCACCGTGAGGGTTGCGACGTCGGCGAGCCGCTTGAGCGGCCCGCGCGGGGAACCGTGAGTCGTCCCGGATCGCTTCGGTCTTTAGAGCCCAATTATCTTCGCTGTCAACGTATTATCGCAGGCGTCACCGACCTAGCCGATCGGGCGGGATCATCCCCGGCGGCATCAGTTACTCACCGAACCGCACCCGCGTGTCTCACCACCCGGCATCCAAATGGTGAAACGTATTGCTGGACAACGGATGTCCTTAAGACGGCTGCGGCGCCGGCACCCGGGCAGCGCCCGGCACGGACCGAAACAGCCTCTCGGCGGTGAACAACCGTCTTGGATCGGGTCCATGAGAGCTGCTTCGCTGCTTGGGGTTTGGATACACACAGCTCCCGATACCATCATCGTGCTGGCCGATATATTGTCCACCCCATTGGCGATCCCGCGATCGAACTGCTCTGCCGTGTCGTCGAGCCATACGTCCTATAGTTCGTAGGCGATCTGCACGACGAGGGGAGGTAGGGGTGTCCGACGAACTCCGGGTCCAGGTCGACCGGCTGCGTGAGGCCTCCCGGTTCTCCGCGGACAAAGCCCAAGCCATCCGCGACGAGCTGACGAAGCTCGACGACACCATCGGCAAAGAACTCCTTGCCGATGGTTGGCAGGGAAAAGCAGCTAGCGCCTACGACGAGTCGTGGGTCCAGTGGAAGGCGGGCACTGACACGATCATCGCCGCGTTGGAGGAATCCGCCGCGAGCCTCGCTGAGGCCGCCACCCAATACGAGTTGCGCGACACGACAAACCGCGACGCGATCACCGGGCTCACGGGATTGGATCTGCCATGACCGGAGATGACCGCTACCGGGTCGACCTCGAGCAACTCGATGCCGCGATCGGCACGATGGAGGCGTTCGGCCGCACCGTCGAGGACTGGTTGGGCGAAGTAGACCGTCACATCGCCGACCTACACCTGACGTGGTCGAGCAAGGCGGCGACCGCGCAGCAGGTCGCGCACGACAAGTGGAGTGCCGGCGTCAACGAGATGCGCGAAAACCTCGACGAGCTACGCGAGGTGGCGCGGAAGGCACACACCAACTACTCCGGTGCCGTCGATACCAATCGACGGATGTGGCCGTGACGCCTGGTCCCAGACCGATCATCGTCAACCCGGATGGGCCTCGCGACGCCGGTGACGGATTCGCCGATGTGTATTGGAAGGCCCGGGGTGCTGTCGAGAAAGCGGTGACCGCGCTCAAAGGTTGCGCCAGCTGCGCGGGCACCGACAACGCAGGCAAGAAGTGGAGCGATGACTACGACCCAGCGGCCGCAGATGCTGTTGAGGCGCTGGGGGCTCTAGTCGAATCCTGCGGCATCATGCACGACCTGCTGCACGCGACGGCCGCGAACCACGCCAACGCCAACAGCCAGTCGGCGCCCGAACCCAACCCCAACGACCTGATGTTTCCGCCGGGTTCGATGCCGATCTACGCACCTGATGATCTCCCAGCATTCTTCGGCAGCAGCAGTAGCGACCCTTCGCTGTGGGAAGTGGTCAAGGGCTGGGTCGAAGGGGAGCTGTGGCCCAACGGTGATCCCGACAAACTTCGGACCGCTGCCCTCGCGTGGACCGCGCTGGCTGACGAACTCGGGCTTGCCGAAACCGGCGTTCCTGCTGCTCGATTCATGATCGAGCAGCAGCAGTCGCCGGAAGTCGACCAGATTCTGACCCAGGTCGATGCTGTGAAGACCGCCTTCGACGAGATCGAAGCACAGTGCCGGGTGCTGTCGGCGGCCTGCAGTGCCTACGCCGACCAGGTGGAGCACGCGCACCGCGAAATCTTCGCCATGCTCATCGAACTCGGGGCGTGGGTCGCTTTGGACCAGATGGCCGGCGTCCTCGCCGCACCATTCACTGGCGGTGGCTCGAGTGCCGCCGCGCAGGCCGGTATGGCAGGTCTTCTGGCGGTATACGGGGCGCGGATCGCGGCGCGCTGTCGCGTGCTTACTGCGACGGCCGAGGCAACCGGGCTTCCGGTGATTGCGGCCAGTGGTGCGTTTGCGCGCTGCTCGGAGTCGTTGTTGCCGTTGTTGACGTCGGATGTCCTGCTCTACGGCGCGGATGGCACGTTGTTCGGTGCTGGGGCGCATTGGACGATGGCTCTGGCGTCGCGTCGGCCGCGGTGGTGGCCGGAGACGATCGCGAAGGTCGAGTCGCAAGCAACGAAAACCCCGGACGGCAAGTACTACATTGTCGCGCCGGAGCCGGATGTCCGTGTGCCTGTGAACAAGTCGTATGCGGACAAGCCTGAGATCTTGGCTCTGCCCAAAGACGCGAAGGGGCAGTACTACGTGGATGCGGCCAATAAGGTCAGGTACCCGGTGAACCCGAAGTGGGAGATCGGGCATTCTTACGGCAACGAACACCGTCGCCTGCTCGCGGATGCCCAAGCTCGCGGCCTGACCCAGCAACAGTTCGATGTCGAGGTCAACACTCAAACAAACAGGCTGTTCATCGAAGACTTACCAGGAAACCGCAGCCATAGACGGGAGATGAAATAGTGAGTGCCACAGACGAATACGGTCGCACAGTGTTGCATTATGCCGCGAACGACGGGGACCTCGAACAGGTCGAGCGGCTCCTGGCCACCGAAGACGTCAACGCCCGCGACAACGAAGGCTGGACGCCACTGCACTTCGCGGCCCAATCCGGGCAACCTGAGGTCGTGGCCATCCTGTTGGATGCGGGCGCACAGGTCGATGCCCTCAACGACAAGGGAATGCCACCTATCTACTGGGCGATCATGACCCCCCGCGGTGACCAACCCGCGACGATCCGACTCCTCCGTGAGCGCGGCGCGGACCCGACCCGCGAAACCATCAAGGGCTACTTCGGGTTGAGCAGCCCCCTTGATGTGGTGCGAGACATCGGCAACAAACCTGACATCGTCGCTGAGTTCGCCGACCTGCTGTGAGTACTGATTACCCCGGCCTCGACGCGACTGTTGCTGACATGGCGCAGAAGGCTGCGGTCGCACGCGCGAGTCTGGAACTGGTTCGAGGGCGCGGAACCTCGGCGAACGGATCAGTTACCGCGACAGTGGATTCCGCGGGTCGTCTCCGCGATCTCAACTTCACTGCTGTTGCGTACAAATCGGGAACTCAGCTACCCAAGCTGGTTCTCGAGGCTACCCGCAACGCTGAACGTGACGCCCTGAAGCAGACTCGGGAAATAATGCGGCCCATAACGAGCGACTCGCGGGTGCAGGCATCGCTCGCAGCAGCTCGGGAGGTAGTTGGTAACGCTGCCGCGCCAGCTCCCGCGCAGCATCGGATGACCGAGGAAGAGATCCAGGCTGCCGACGACGCCTACTTCGAGCGCATGAATGAACGTGGCTGGAACCCCTGACAGAAGTCGCTGGTGTAGAGCGGAGGCGGCCTTGGAGTGGGCGACCCCGACTAGTCCGGTTAGCCCGTGGTAGTCGCGGTAGTTCCGCATGGTGCCGATCTCCCAGCCAGATCCGGCGTTGTGCAGCATCACCTGTTCCAGCGAAGGATTGACGAATCCGAACGGCAAGGGCTTGGGCTTGCCACCGGACTCTCCGACGATCGCGCAGCCGAATGTCCGGTAGGACAGGAAGTTTTCACTGCGGAGCCCGAAGACGCCCCGGTCCACCCACTCCGGCGAATGGCAGCGGACGTGGTTCAGGTTCGCCGCGGCTGTGATTCCGCCGATATCGCGAACGACGAGCGCGGGCAGCTCCGTGCCGAGGGCACGCCCGCAGCTCTGGCAGTCCACCGGCCACAGGTTCCGGCCGACCTCGTCCAGCGTGCTGGAATCCAGCCGGGACGCGATCGACGTGTCTACGACGAATGGGTACGAGTTTGTTTTGCTCATCGGGTCAACTCCTTGAATCCGAAGTTCGGGTCCGACCGTCAATCGGCACGGGCACTGGCCGTAGTATGCGGCCCGTGTCCGACATGAACTGTTGGCCCACAACATCATTCAACGACCAAGCGGTCGGTGCAGGGCTGCCGCTCGTGGCGGCGGATTCGCTGACCGTGCTGGCAGGCAGCCACAATGTGCAAGACGACAAATAACCGATGGCGGTAGGTGGCGAATTTCCGTCACCCACCGCTCGTCCTTCGCTCCATGTCGACCGACTGCAACACGGTGCGACCCGCCTGGCATAAGTCCATGATCACCCATCTCGTCGAGCTCCGACTGAAAACCAGCGGCAACACCAGAGATCGCAGGGAGTGGGCCTGCGATCGCGGCCTAATCATCAATACTGTTGGGGTACAGCAGTTTCTGAGTGAGGGTGTTGCGGCAGATCAAGAGAGCGGCTCGCCTCGGTGCGGCAGAGTGGTACAGGACCTGGCACACAGGTTCGGCTGGGCGGAAGGAACATCGTGGATCAAGCCAGAGACATCCGACGCAAGGTCACGGTAGATGCAACCGAACTCGCGTATACCCGCGCGACCGGACCGTTCTTGTGCATCGGATGCAGGGCTTCGATGATCCCGGTTGCAGTGGGTTCGACGAAGGTCATGCCGCACTTCCGCGTACAGCCCAATCACGAACCCACCTGCAATGTGGCTGGCCGCCCCGTTCCGATCGCGCCAGCAGATTCCCTGGAGGACGCTCAAATCGAGCGCCTCGGCGGGGTCGCCATCGCCTACAAACTGATTCGGCCGACGGTTCACGAAGAAGTTGATCCTGACTCGGACACCGAACCTCAGCAGCGATCGACCCGCTCTACCTCCGGCTCATCGGACTCCGAGACCGGTACCGGATACCGGGAGACTGCCGCCTCAACGATCCGCCCGTTCTGCCGGACCTACATCGAGCACCCGAACCTCCGAACGCGCCTGCGGATCGCGATCCCCGAGATCGAGGCGGACTACTACCAGTTCGCCTTCAAGAGGCTGGAACACGACAAGATCGTGGCCCACCCACTCCGCCGGATCTTCTACGCACAGGTGGCATGGAGCATCAAACCGAAATTCACTGCCGATACCGCCGAAATCGCCCTGTACGCCGGCGAGCGCGATCCCGAGCGACCCGCGCGAGTTCTCCGCGGATACCGGGTTGTCATCGACTGGTCGAACTGGAATCCGACGACACGGCTGGCCCTCCAGCGGGAAATCGATGCCGCCCATGCCGACGCGCGCCAGCACACCGGGACAGCCGCGAAGACATGGCTGTTCTTCCTCGGTACACAGGATCCATCCGACGACGCGAACCTGGGGGTCGATCACCACAGTGACTATGTGTTCCTCACCGCCGAGATCAACTACCCGAAACCAGCCAAGACCATCCAGCGTCCGGGACGCAACAGGCTCGGACCCTCACCACGACGTCGCCGACCGCGCTGAAACGGATCCACGCGGTTCATTCCTCCGCATCTTCACCGGCTGAATGCTCCCTGCTCGAAATGGCCCTCGACATCGACCCGCACAACGAAGATGTCTTTCGCGATTTGATGAAACTCCAAGCCCGTCATGAACAAATTCACGCCATCGACAGCACCCTCGAAATACTCACCCGTCGACTGAAAGAACTCGACGAACAACCAAGCGATGAAACACTTGCACTCGTCCGCACCTTCCACGAAAACGCATCCTGACAACAGCGCGGTCCCAGGAGCTGACAATCGAGTCGCCTACTTGTGGAAGCAGCTCGCTGCACCCCCCATCTCGCTGCGGAAAGCGAATGCCCCGACTGCCCGGTGCTCTCGCGCACTTCAGGGGAAACCACAACGCGACGGAAGTGCGTTCTCTGTCCCCGGGATATCGATAGTTGTTGCCTCTTGTGTGTGCAACTAAACTGATTGCTAATCGTCGCCGTGCGATTGTCCGCACGTTCAATTCGTGGCCGAATTCTATGGCGTCTAGTCCCGATTCGGTCGTGCTGAATATCCGCGAGGTGCAACCCCTGGATTTGCGCATTGCCCGGCCGTTCCCCGCGCTCTGGTCGGCAGAATCCGGGCTGTTCGTTGGGTAGCGCGATAGGTAGCGCGTTGGGTAGCGCGATTAAGACGCGCTACCCCGTGGGCCGTGTATGCCCCGGTTGTGGCCGTGTTTCGCCGCTTGGAACCGCCCAGGGTCCTACCACCCGGTAGGAACAAACACACATGCGGCCAGGTGGGGTCCGGTCCCCTCGTCGGGTCCTGCATGCCCGGCCCTCTCCGTACCTCTCTCCGTATTCGATTTATCTCCCCTTCTCTATGCGCTGGCGAGGGCGTGCAGGTGCAGGTTCACCGGCCCGGAAAGGGCAAGGTCGGATGCCATCGGTGCGCTGGTGGAGGGTACCGAACAGAACCTAACCGAGGCTAAGTCCGGCTGAGTCTGGGGGCAACGGCGGCGCGAATCGGTTGCTCGAAGCCCTGGCCACACCTGGCCGTAAACCCCGAGAATGACCAGTCTGCGGGGCCGGTCAGAACAGGTCATCCCAGGTCCATTCGGGGGAGCCGGTGCCATCGGTCTCCCGTCCGAACCGGAAGTCCTCCGGATTTGCGATGTTTCCCAGAAAGAGATCAAAGCTCCCGACTGCGGGCAGGCGGGCATTCAGCTTCTGCGTTTGGTCGGTCCACTTCCCATCCCGTAACTCCTGCACCAGCTCTACGGGGTCGATTAGTGCATTGGGAGGGGTATCGGACACGGCCCGCTCGGCCAGTGCTCGTGCCTGGTCGGTCAACCCCCGCTCCCGCAAAAACTTCAGCAGCCACCCGATGCCGATTGCGTCGAAGAGATCAACGACAGCTACGGCGCGCTCGGCCATCGCCTGCGCCTGGTCGGTCCACCCACCATCCAGTAGCGCCTCTAGCATTTGCAAGACACCAAATGAGTCGTCGAGATCTGCCTCAGAGACGGCGTGCTCGACCGGGATTCGAGCCAGGTCCGTCAACCCCTGCGCTCGCAAAACCTCCAGCAGCCATGCGAGAACAGCTGGGTTGTAGAGATAGACGGTATTAGAGACCGCGTGGTCGAATAATTCTTGCGCCTTGTCAGTCCATTCTCCCTCATCCAGCTCGTACAGCAGCGCCTCAGTGCCGACCGGAGCATCGGGGCCGTGGAAAATGTCGGGGGACAAGGCTCGCTCGACCAACTCTCTTGCCTGGTCAGTCCACCCGCCTTCCCTCAGCCCCTTCAGCAGTTCAGCGGCTGATTCCGCACCGTCGAAGGAAGCGACGGCGGGCACAGCGCACTCGACCAATTCCCGTTCCTGGTCGGTCCATCCGCCCTCCCGCAGCTCCGTCAACAGACGCCCGACCCAGAACGGGTTGCCACGAAGAACGACAGCAGATACTGCGCGCTCGACCAGTTCCCGTTCCTGGTCGGTCCATCCGCCCTCCCGCAGCTCCGTCAACAACTCCGCAATGCTGTACGGGCGGTTGTAGAGATCGGCGACGGACACAGCGCGCTCAGCTAGCACTCTTGCCTGGTCAGTCCACCCGCCCTCCCGCAGCTCCTTCAGCAGCTCCGCGATCTCTGCTGGGTCGCTAGTGACGACAGTGGGTGCAGCTCGCTCGGCAAGTACCCGCGCCTGATCCGCCCTTCCCCCCTTCCGCAGCTGCTTCAAGAGCGCACCAACCTCAGGCGTGTTGGTCTCATCCGAATTGATGTGGTTGATGACCCAGTCTGTCGGGCGTTCGTCACGAGGATGCACAACCCGCAGCAGATCAATCAATTCAGCAGCGGCGGTGACGTTCCCAGTACGGGCGGCCTCAACCCACAGTTGGGCGGCGTCACGGTAGAGGCCACGGCAGCGTGCGGCGCGGCCGAGGACGGCGCGGTCGCCGGGGTGGGCATACTCGGTGAGAGCCTCCCAGAATTCGATCGGTGGGATGATCTGCGCACGCTCTGTGCGGCGGCCGTGCTGGTCGAGGTAGTCGGCCAGCTGGTACACCGGCCCATTGGCCGTATTCGCGCCTGCGGACGGGCTTGCCTGGGATCGGGTTCTATGGGAGCGCGTGGGTGCGGCAGCGACTCGGGCCAGTGGCCCGTCGGCACCTTTGCAGGGGCGTGCGGTCTCGGCCAGCGCCTGTTCGAGCCAATCAGGCCTTGCGGCAACAGCGTTCCATTGATCAGGGATGTAGGAATGGGTGGCGGCGGCCAACAACCCGTGCGGAATGGCGTTGCGGTGACCCATGTGCCGGGCGTCCATCGCGATCTGCACGATCGCTTTCGCAACGGCGGAGAGCTCATGCTCGTAGCGGTGCAGCAGCTCCGGCCCGCCGGCCAGATACTGGGTGATGCGTCCGTGCTCAGCCCGGGCACTCGCAACGGCAAATCGCGGATCTGTCTCGGCGGCTGAGGCCAGTGTCTCCGGGTCGGCGTCGGTGAACGAAACGGGGACCTCGAGGATCGTGGCGCTGTTCGCAAGCAGGTCTCGTACCTGCGAGGCGTGTGGGCTGCGCAGCTCGGTGTAGTACTCCCTCCAGAGGGTGCCGACGATCAGGACTGGGGCGCGGGCCGGGTCGCGCAGCAGTTCCCGCAGCGCGACCGCGGCCTTCTCGTCTCCGCCGCGTCCGTCTCCGCCGAGGTATTCCTGGGACTCGTTGAGCCACAAAACAGTCCGTGGTCGCACTCGCCCGAGATTCTCATGCAGCGCGGTGCGCCTGTCCGGGCTGGTCGGATGCCACAGCCGCCACCCACCTCGCTCCCGCAGCGGCGACAACGCCTCCCATAGGGCGCGAGTCTTGCCGGTGGAGGAATCCCCCAGCAGCAACACGAACCTGCTGTGCCCCTCTCCGACCGCGGTAACGATCTCCGCCAAGGCGATGTCGTGAGAACGCGGTACGTAGGGTGTCAGCGTTCCGTCGTCGTGCCAGGGTCGACTGATGGTGATGGG includes these proteins:
- a CDS encoding ankyrin repeat domain-containing protein, producing MSATDEYGRTVLHYAANDGDLEQVERLLATEDVNARDNEGWTPLHFAAQSGQPEVVAILLDAGAQVDALNDKGMPPIYWAIMTPRGDQPATIRLLRERGADPTRETIKGYFGLSSPLDVVRDIGNKPDIVAEFADLL
- a CDS encoding WXG100-like domain-containing protein, with the protein product MTPGPRPIIVNPDGPRDAGDGFADVYWKARGAVEKAVTALKGCASCAGTDNAGKKWSDDYDPAAADAVEALGALVESCGIMHDLLHATAANHANANSQSAPEPNPNDLMFPPGSMPIYAPDDLPAFFGSSSSDPSLWEVVKGWVEGELWPNGDPDKLRTAALAWTALADELGLAETGVPAARFMIEQQQSPEVDQILTQVDAVKTAFDEIEAQCRVLSAACSAYADQVEHAHREIFAMLIELGAWVALDQMAGVLAAPFTGGGSSAAAQAGMAGLLAVYGARIAARCRVLTATAEATGLPVIAASGAFARCSESLLPLLTSDVLLYGADGTLFGAGAHWTMALASRRPRWWPETIAKVESQATKTPDGKYYIVAPEPDVRVPVNKSYADKPEILALPKDAKGQYYVDAANKVRYPVNPKWEIGHSYGNEHRRLLADAQARGLTQQQFDVEVNTQTNRLFIEDLPGNRSHRREMK
- a CDS encoding WXG100 family type VII secretion target, with the translated sequence MSDELRVQVDRLREASRFSADKAQAIRDELTKLDDTIGKELLADGWQGKAASAYDESWVQWKAGTDTIIAALEESAASLAEAATQYELRDTTNRDAITGLTGLDLP
- a CDS encoding WXG100 family type VII secretion target: MTGDDRYRVDLEQLDAAIGTMEAFGRTVEDWLGEVDRHIADLHLTWSSKAATAQQVAHDKWSAGVNEMRENLDELREVARKAHTNYSGAVDTNRRMWP
- a CDS encoding YbaB/EbfC family nucleoid-associated protein, producing the protein MAQKAAVARASLELVRGRGTSANGSVTATVDSAGRLRDLNFTAVAYKSGTQLPKLVLEATRNAERDALKQTREIMRPITSDSRVQASLAAAREVVGNAAAPAPAQHRMTEEEIQAADDAYFERMNERGWNP